The Clostridia bacterium genome contains the following window.
TGGTTACTATTATATCACCCATAGCCCGGAAATTTAAAACTCGAGATAAGCTAAACCCCCTCGAGCAGCCTCTTCCCATAACCTCTGGGTCTCGGGTTTTGGAACAAGAGCTAGAACTGAGCCTGCGCCCTTGGGAAATCAAGACTACCTGAGTTACTTTTTCCTGTCCTTAAGCTAAGTAGGTTACGACTGAGCTTTTGTTCGGTATCCGGTAACAAATAAGAGAAAGCGCTGGTAAACAGACCATGTCCAACTTGGCTCTACAATATCGAAAGCACAGTGACCACCTTTAGGCATAATCATGGTTTTTACCCAAGGGTTATTTACAGCGTTTCGCGCCAGTTCTTCAGCTTCCACAACCGGTATAATGGGGTCATCCTTGCCGTGAATTATCAACGTTGGCACTTGAATTCTTTTAACAACTTGCCCAGGACTTCCTAGCTGATAGAGCTCATGGCTAGTCATATGGTAATAGAGAGCGCTTACTTGCTCTAAAAGGGCCGCAAAAGTATCGATTCCCTTCGGTAACCCCATATCCTTTCGTTTCCGCCTCAAAAGCAAACTGAACACAGGATAGACCGAAGAGTACCCCTCCCATGGCTTGGGACGCCTCGATATATAGGCTACCTGTCGCCGCAAGTCGGAATAAGGGCTTACTGCCAAGGTTCCAGCGATTTGGCCAGCCCGAGCCTGGGCAGCAGCCTGCAGAACTGAGGCTGCCCCCATGCTAAAACCCATTACAGCCGGAGGGGCGTTAATGACATCGGCAAGGATTTCGGCGGCAGCTAATACGTCTTGGCCTTCCCTCCAGCTCCCTGTGCTTTGGGCACCAGAAAGGTACCGACTTTCCCCAAACACACGTAGGTCAGGAACAATAACATTAAAACCCCATTCTCGATAAGCTTTTAAAGCTGGCTTTTTCACATAAAGAGCATTCTTACTGGCAAATAGGCCGTGGACTATGACTACCCCTGGTCGAGGTTGGTCAGGTTGCAGAGCCATTAAGCCCGCCAAGGGAGTGCCATCATCAGAGGTAAACTTTACTGGGACAAATGGCGGCGGATACCGGTAGAGCTTACCTACAGTCCTAGGGGAAGTATCAAAAAACATGGATGGGACATCGGGTAACCCCCAGATGGAAGTAGCAACGGCTCCTGGCAGGAACCGAGGACGAAAAGGTATCGCCTCAAGTTGGTTATAAAATTCAGTTATCTCCGTTATTGTCGTCCCCATGGACGATGATACCTCCTAAAACATCAGGTTGACATTGCTTCGGATTCTCCTATTCCAGTCACTTTCCATTCTACTATTCTCTGTACAAAGCAATTATCCTCTAAATGCAGAACAAACGTTAAAAGGCGGTAGACCAAAGCGTCTACCGCCTTTCGCAGAGCGAGCAAACCTGTAAGCCGAGTTCTGTCGTGAGTGATCATCTATCTAGGGTGCCAGTTGCCTGACACCTCAAGCGACCAACCCGGGAACAGAGCGGGCCACTCTATGGTTCCCCTATTTGGTCTTGCTCCAGGTGGGGTTTGCCTAGCCGGCGGATTACTCGCGCCGCTGGTGAGCTCTTACCTCACCTTTTCACCCTTGCCTATGACTCGGATCCGGCGCCACTACGCCAACGTCGACCGAATCAGGCGGTATGTTTCTGTGGCACTCTCCTTGGGGTCACCCCCACTGGGCGTTACCCAGCACCTTGCCCTATGGAGCTCGGACTTTCCTCAGGCGCACCGATGATCAAATCGGTACCCCCGCGACCACTCGGTTTGCTCATCATATCCTTACCAGTTTCCCTACTAGTTTAACACGTCCCCTACTAAGTTGCAAATGACGTTAACCAGCCAATAATACCTGCCCGACCTCCCCAATTCCTATTCACTCTATTCATTGGTGGCTACCCTTGAGGGCAACTTCAATGGCTAAATTGGCTAGTTCATCTGCCCTCTTGTTTTTGCCTCGAGGCACGTGCTGTATTCGGAATTCGCTAAACCGTTTGCTGAGGGAAAGGATACGATTATGTAGAGGCTGTAAAACCGGACTTCTTACCTGGTATTGGCCTAAAACCTGGCGCACCAACAGCTCGCTATCGGAGAAAATTTCAACTTTCCTGGCCCCCAGGTCCAATGCTGTTTCCAAAGCCCGAATTAGCGCTGTGTATTCAGCCGAGTTGTTGGTACTAATTCCTAGGTACTGTTTTACCTCGGCCAGAGTCTCTCCTTCGGGGCTAACAATCACAAAACCGATACCGGTAGGACCCGGGTTGCCACGTGAGGCACCATCGCTAAAGATCCTAACTTGCTCCATTGCTGCTTAGACAGTCCGTACGGGATCGGCGTTGGTGTGGCCGACAAAGGTGAAAACCGGAACATCCATGTTAATGTCTCGGAAGTAGCGACGTAAATAGTCAGCCACCGCTGGGACTACAGGTTCTTCCGTAGCCTGATGTCCAGCATCTATAACCGCCAACCCTTGAGCGTCAGCATCCAAGGCCTCATGATACTTGATGTCTCCCGTAATTAGCACATCGGCACCCTTAGCCACCGCGCTGTCAACTACAGTACCTCCCGAACCCCCACAGACGGCAACTCGCTTCACCCTGAGATCTAGATCCCCCACTACCCTTACTGTGGGTACTAGGTAGCGCTCCTTAACTTGATCAACCAAATCACTCAGAGAAATGGGTTCGGGAAGGTTGCCAATCATACCCAACCCCCATGGCATCCCCTCATTGGCAAGGGGATACAAGTCATAAGCTACTTCTTCGTAAGGGTGAGCCTTAAGCATGGCTTCAACGACAGTCTGTGATTTTCTTTTGGGAACTATAGTCTCCAGCCGTAATTCGTCCGTCTTTTCCAACTGACCGATTTCCCCTTGAAAAGGATTAGAACCTTCCAGCGGCATGAAAGTCCCCGTCCCTGCGCTCTGAAAGGTACAGAAGGAATAGTTCCCTATCCAGCCCGCTCCCACCTTACCCATG
Protein-coding sequences here:
- a CDS encoding Nif3-like dinuclear metal center hexameric protein, whose amino-acid sequence is MAPFAWAEEWDNVGLQIGNAESSVDAILVTLNVDFASINEARKRGANLIVAHHPVIFRPLRRLQYDRPIGKVIRELVSHRMNVIVAHTNLDFAPQGVNYQLGQLLGLQGMQVLDVRGRDEYYKLVVFVPRGYEDVVREAMGKVGAGWIGNYSFCTFQSAGTGTFMPLEGSNPFQGEIGQLEKTDELRLETIVPKRKSQTVVEAMLKAHPYEEVAYDLYPLANEGMPWGLGMIGNLPEPISLSDLVDQVKERYLVPTVRVVGDLDLRVKRVAVCGGSGGTVVDSAVAKGADVLITGDIKYHEALDADAQGLAVIDAGHQATEEPVVPAVADYLRRYFRDINMDVPVFTFVGHTNADPVRTV
- a CDS encoding alpha/beta fold hydrolase; its protein translation is MGTTITEITEFYNQLEAIPFRPRFLPGAVATSIWGLPDVPSMFFDTSPRTVGKLYRYPPPFVPVKFTSDDGTPLAGLMALQPDQPRPGVVIVHGLFASKNALYVKKPALKAYREWGFNVIVPDLRVFGESRYLSGAQSTGSWREGQDVLAAAEILADVINAPPAVMGFSMGAASVLQAAAQARAGQIAGTLAVSPYSDLRRQVAYISRRPKPWEGYSSVYPVFSLLLRRKRKDMGLPKGIDTFAALLEQVSALYYHMTSHELYQLGSPGQVVKRIQVPTLIIHGKDDPIIPVVEAEELARNAVNNPWVKTMIMPKGGHCAFDIVEPSWTWSVYQRFLLFVTGYRTKAQS
- a CDS encoding ribonuclease HI family protein; the protein is MEQVRIFSDGASRGNPGPTGIGFVIVSPEGETLAEVKQYLGISTNNSAEYTALIRALETALDLGARKVEIFSDSELLVRQVLGQYQVRSPVLQPLHNRILSLSKRFSEFRIQHVPRGKNKRADELANLAIEVALKGSHQ